CCTCGTCCATCAAGTATTCCTTCATAATCTCTCGCAAAACCTGTTGGTCTTCCACAATCAGTATCGTTTTCGTCATGCTAATGACCTCTCGTCCTCTATTTCTCCAAAAGATATTTTTTAGAATGTTATCATGACTTTGGGGTCGTCACAATATGGGCAGTATTGCCGAGGGTCCTAGATGACGCCATTTTCTAATCAGTCTAAAACTTTATTATCTCTGCACAGCGGGGCGTTATCCATGAATTAGGAAAAGCAGTCGGTTAAATTGACCGACTGCCTCCTTTATTTTTTCAATTTGTACTTCATAGATGATTGGTGTACCTGTTGTTTATTAGTTAACGATGAAAAAAATGGAAAGGTTGGTCCAGCCAACCCCGTTCGGGACTTACACCCTAGAGCTATCTCTCATGCTCGACGCACAACAAAAGCCAAATCTTGTCATCTAACAAGATTTGGCTCGTTTCTACTACAAATCTAACTACATACTTTCCACCAAATGATAAAACCAGCATGCCCCACGAGTTGGACAATCATCCTCATCGCTTATTTTTCAACTTTGTAATAGCGATCCCCGGTCTTTGGATTGAAGTATACACGACGCTTTTCCTGCGTTACCGGATCGATTGTCACTTCATTCGTCGACTCAAATCCGGGCGGGACGATTTCTCCGTGGTCTGCGTGCAGTCGCTTGTCCTTGATTTTGGAAATGATTAGCAAGGTGATGAAAAGCAAGATCTGAAACACAATGTAATAAAGGACATAAATCATTCATTACACCTTTTCAACGACAACGGCTGTACCGTAAGCGACAACTTCCCCCATATTTCCCATATTTCCAGAGTCATAACGACACATTACCACAGCGTTAGCTCCCATGGCAGTTGCGTTTTTAATCATGCGGTCAAGCGCCTGTTTCCGCGCGTCCTCTAGGAGCACGGTGTATTCCTTGATTTCTCCACCAACTACTGAACGAAGACCTGCCATGATGTCTCCCCCAATTCCGCGTGCTCGAACGATCAAACCGAATGTCGTTCCTTTTACTTCAACGACACGATATCCTGGAATGTTTTCTGTTGTTACGACGATCATTTGCTTCTCCTACTTTCTGCTTTTATTTTTGAAGATCACATGTAGCACGATGTCAGCGCTAAAATGACTAATGATCGCAGCTTCTAAACCGTATCGCCAATATAGGAAGCCAAACAAGATGCCTAAGATACCGTTTAGCAACAACGTCCATACAGTGACCACGTTGCTTTTTCCGTACGTCATGTAATTGGTTGGGAGATGGGATGCAGCGAAAACAATGGCGGCGACACAGATGCCCAGCCAATAGGAAATTCCCATCCATCCCATCTTCTGTGCCAAAAACACGACAACAGTCATAACCCCTAGACGCATGAGCACTTCTTCGCAAAACCCTCCGTAAAAAGACGAGAGGAAGCCGTAGAACCGTGATGAAATCGGTTCTTTACCCATTATTGTAGTCATGTGTTGTTGAAAGAAAGAACGGTCCACCCATTTTACCAAGAGGCCTACGGCGATACCTGAACCAATCGCTACTGTCCACAACGACCAGATGGAAAAAGGCAGCTCCGCTCCAGACACCCAGTGATCGAGAATCCAGAGTCGAAGACCAGTGGAAGGCATGAGCCATAAGCCTATAGCAGTCGCCACAGTCAGAAATACACAAGTCTGAATGATCATAACCGCAACCATGACGGAAATAGGCGGGACTTTTTTGTTAGGATAGATGGCTGCTTGCAGTTGCATATGTTGGCGAATCGTGTTGGATTGAATAGGTATAGTGCATAGCGCGCACAGTACGCTAACCAACCAGATCAGCCAAAAATGTTCCATTTCTACGCCTCCTCTTTAGATTTCTGATCGTTCTAAAA
This genomic stretch from Brevibacillus sp. DP1.3A harbors:
- a CDS encoding heavy metal-binding domain-containing protein; this translates as MIVVTTENIPGYRVVEVKGTTFGLIVRARGIGGDIMAGLRSVVGGEIKEYTVLLEDARKQALDRMIKNATAMGANAVVMCRYDSGNMGNMGEVVAYGTAVVVEKV
- a CDS encoding type II CAAX prenyl endopeptidase Rce1 family protein, which translates into the protein MEHFWLIWLVSVLCALCTIPIQSNTIRQHMQLQAAIYPNKKVPPISVMVAVMIIQTCVFLTVATAIGLWLMPSTGLRLWILDHWVSGAELPFSIWSLWTVAIGSGIAVGLLVKWVDRSFFQQHMTTIMGKEPISSRFYGFLSSFYGGFCEEVLMRLGVMTVVVFLAQKMGWMGISYWLGICVAAIVFAASHLPTNYMTYGKSNVVTVWTLLLNGILGILFGFLYWRYGLEAAIISHFSADIVLHVIFKNKSRK